In Tenebrio molitor chromosome 6, icTenMoli1.1, whole genome shotgun sequence, one genomic interval encodes:
- the LOC138133408 gene encoding uncharacterized protein — translation MNVKRINFSKAKQCIDGIRAIPVTADDFRALTHLLGERRVPCHSFAFPEEKALRAVLRTVPVEIGFDDMKSDLVGQGLAPLKVTRMISIRIKKLLPLVLVEVSKDQGKILELRSVCHLVIAVDLPHKKRITAQCHCFQRFHNSQRNCYAQPM, via the coding sequence ATGAACGTGAAGCGAATAAACTTCTCAAAAGCCAAACAGTGCATTGACGGCATCCGGGCCATCCCGGTAACCGCCGACGACTTCCGGGCGCTGACGCATCTCCTGGGGGAGAGACGAGTGCCGTGCCACTCGTTCGCTTTCCCTGAGGAAAAAGCTCTCAGAGCCGTGCTGAGAACGGTACCCGTGGAGATCGGTTTCGACGATATGAAGTCTGACCTGGTGGGTCAGGGACTGGCGCCGCTCAAAGTGACCAGGATGATTTCAATCAGGATCAAAAAACTTCTCCCGCTGGTCCTCGTCGAGGTGTCAAAGGATCAGGGGAAAATTTTAGAACTGAGGTCGGTCTGCCACCTCGTAATCGCGGTTGACCTGCCCCACAAAAAGAGGATCACAGCCCAATGCCACTGCTTCCAGAGGTTCCACAACTCGCAGCGGAATTGTTACGCACAGCCGATGTAA